The Solibacillus daqui genome has a segment encoding these proteins:
- a CDS encoding ABC transporter ATP-binding protein — translation MVVSLQNVTYAFEKHSPPVILKLNMEIKQGEFVSIIGRSGTGKSTIFKLMTGLLTPDEGSIVIDDRQVAPGDVGFMPQKDLLLPWRTILENVMIAAEIQKNVLLTKEEAIVWIERVGLKDYVQAYPKELSGGMRQRAAFLRALLTGKDVLLLDEPFGALDAFTKKEMQSWLLSMWQQLKKTVLFITHDLEEAILLSDRILILHQDKSVEEIIVDLPRPRANEMSYSEAGIALRRKLERKISSETD, via the coding sequence ATGGTAGTTAGCTTGCAAAATGTGACCTATGCTTTTGAGAAACATTCCCCTCCTGTAATCTTAAAATTGAATATGGAAATTAAGCAGGGGGAATTCGTATCAATAATTGGCAGAAGCGGTACAGGAAAAAGCACGATTTTTAAACTGATGACGGGACTACTTACACCCGATGAGGGGAGTATTGTTATTGATGATCGTCAAGTAGCCCCTGGTGATGTGGGTTTTATGCCACAAAAGGATTTGCTGCTGCCATGGCGTACAATTTTGGAAAATGTCATGATCGCAGCAGAGATTCAAAAGAACGTATTGCTAACAAAAGAGGAAGCAATTGTCTGGATTGAGCGAGTTGGTTTAAAGGATTATGTACAAGCTTATCCGAAGGAACTATCAGGTGGAATGAGACAGCGCGCAGCTTTTTTAAGAGCACTCTTAACAGGTAAAGATGTGTTATTACTTGATGAACCATTTGGGGCATTGGATGCTTTTACGAAAAAAGAAATGCAGAGTTGGTTATTGTCGATGTGGCAACAATTAAAGAAAACAGTGCTCTTTATTACCCATGATTTAGAGGAAGCGATTTTACTAAGTGATCGCATTTTAATCTTGCATCAAGATAAAAGCGTAGAGGAAATCATCGTGGATTTGCCAAGACCACGTGCCAATGAAATGAGCTATTCAGAAGCTGGTATAGCTCTAAGAAGAAAGCTAGAAAGGAAGATTTCTAGTGAAACAGATTAG
- the tenA gene encoding thiaminase II — translation MNVKTEKFTDRLFRNVQPIWDANHSHPFVQELGKGTLDKDKFIQYMKQDYVYLIDYAKLFAIASVKSTDLDMMGKFAAILNDTLHFEMNLHRQFAAEFGITSEELEATKPTPANLAYTNYMLNAAQSGSLAEVVACLLPCAWDYWEIGKLLRAQFGHDLANNPYAKWIETYDSEEFGNGAKWLIGVMNELADGKPERELAQLEKHFQMTSKYEYLFWDMNYYNQDWPI, via the coding sequence ATGAATGTGAAAACAGAAAAATTTACTGATCGACTTTTTAGAAATGTGCAACCTATTTGGGACGCAAATCATAGCCATCCATTTGTGCAAGAACTAGGGAAGGGAACACTTGATAAGGATAAATTTATCCAATACATGAAGCAGGATTATGTGTATTTAATCGATTATGCCAAACTATTTGCCATTGCCTCTGTCAAATCAACGGATCTCGATATGATGGGGAAGTTTGCTGCGATATTAAATGATACACTCCATTTTGAAATGAATTTACATCGTCAATTTGCTGCGGAATTTGGAATTACATCAGAAGAGTTGGAGGCAACCAAACCAACGCCTGCGAATTTAGCATATACGAATTATATGTTAAATGCTGCGCAAAGTGGTAGCCTGGCGGAAGTAGTGGCCTGCCTATTACCCTGTGCGTGGGATTATTGGGAAATTGGAAAGCTGCTAAGAGCACAGTTTGGTCATGATTTAGCAAATAATCCTTATGCCAAGTGGATAGAAACATACGATTCAGAGGAATTTGGCAACGGTGCAAAATGGTTAATTGGTGTAATGAATGAATTAGCAGATGGGAAGCCCGAGCGAGAGCTAGCCCAGTTAGAAAAACATTTCCAAATGACGTCAAAGTATGAATATTTATTCTGGGATATGAACTATTACAATCAGGATTGGCCGATTTAG
- a CDS encoding GIY-YIG nuclease family protein, with protein MATKTEHYFYVLECSDASLYAGYTNNLDKRITAHNTGKGAKYTRARGPVKCVYYETFDTKQQAMSAEYAFKQLTRAKKFEYMRRANDEIAEE; from the coding sequence ATGGCGACGAAAACTGAGCATTATTTTTATGTGTTGGAGTGTAGTGATGCCTCGCTGTATGCGGGTTATACGAATAATTTGGACAAGCGAATAACAGCGCATAATACTGGCAAGGGTGCAAAGTATACACGCGCACGTGGTCCAGTAAAATGTGTGTATTATGAAACATTCGATACAAAACAGCAAGCAATGTCGGCAGAATATGCCTTTAAACAATTAACACGAGCAAAAAAGTTTGAATATATGAGGAGGGCGAATGATGAAATCGCAGAAGAGTAG
- the rsmI gene encoding 16S rRNA (cytidine(1402)-2'-O)-methyltransferase — MKSQKSSQHEQGSCLYLVATPIGNLEDMTMRALRILKEVDIIAAEDTRNTRKLCNYFDIQTPLISYHEHNLEVGGEKLLAFLREGKSVALVSDAGLPCISDPGADIAAKAIAEDFAVVPIPGANAALTALIASGITPQPFYFFGFLNRNKKGRREQLEKLSKREETLLFYEAPHRLKDTLKDLQLVLGNRQITLARELTKKFEEFLRGSMEEAITWANDNEIRGEFCVVVEGNTSGEVEEEENYWTDMTLDEHVNYIIEETQISSKEAIKEVAKLRGLSKRDVYNEYHQGH, encoded by the coding sequence ATGAAATCGCAGAAGAGTAGTCAGCATGAACAGGGGAGTTGCTTATATTTAGTTGCAACGCCGATTGGCAATTTAGAAGATATGACAATGCGTGCGCTGCGCATTTTAAAAGAAGTGGATATTATTGCAGCAGAAGATACGCGTAATACGAGAAAACTTTGTAACTATTTTGATATTCAAACACCTTTAATTAGTTATCATGAGCACAACTTAGAAGTAGGTGGCGAAAAATTATTAGCATTTTTACGTGAAGGAAAATCAGTAGCACTTGTTAGTGATGCTGGGTTACCGTGTATTTCAGACCCAGGCGCGGATATTGCAGCAAAAGCCATCGCAGAAGACTTTGCTGTTGTGCCAATTCCTGGGGCAAATGCTGCTTTGACAGCACTTATTGCATCAGGCATTACACCGCAGCCATTTTATTTCTTCGGCTTTTTGAATCGCAACAAAAAAGGGCGTCGTGAGCAGCTTGAAAAATTAAGTAAACGAGAAGAAACGCTTTTATTTTATGAAGCACCTCATCGCTTAAAGGATACATTAAAGGATTTACAACTAGTTCTTGGCAATCGACAAATTACATTAGCACGTGAATTAACAAAGAAATTTGAAGAGTTTTTACGGGGTTCAATGGAGGAAGCGATTACTTGGGCTAATGACAATGAAATTCGTGGTGAGTTTTGTGTAGTAGTTGAAGGCAATACATCAGGCGAAGTGGAAGAAGAAGAAAACTATTGGACTGATATGACGTTAGATGAACATGTAAACTATATAATAGAAGAAACTCAAATATCGTCGAAAGAAGCGATAAAGGAAGTAGCAAAATTGCGTGGACTTTCGAAAAGAGATGTGTATAATGAGTATCATCAAGGGCATTAA
- a CDS encoding ABC transporter substrate-binding protein has product MKNWKIPVVFLLLVIMLVGCSNDKSSQENGQSELEKISIMLDWYPNAVHSAFYVAKEKGYFEEQGLDVEIQMPADTNDPLKLAATGKVDLAISYQSQVVQSRAEGIPVVSVAAYVRHSLDSIMMKKEAGVNSPKDLEGKSVGYPSTVITEAVIKTMVEHDGGDFSKVKMTDVGWDLIPAVATDKVDAIGGGYVNHELVLLNKEGYEMEALRLDDYGVPDNYELVIVAGEKTFNKKKASIEKFWQAVTKGQQFVKENPEAGLQILLANENADSSLDAEVEKESLKILLPLMEDKGVPFGYQEEESWQNVANWLYEAGVIDTKVEPQQFVQNIVSK; this is encoded by the coding sequence ATGAAAAATTGGAAAATTCCTGTTGTATTTCTATTGCTGGTCATCATGTTGGTCGGCTGTAGTAATGATAAAAGTTCACAAGAAAACGGGCAATCAGAATTAGAGAAAATATCGATTATGCTTGATTGGTATCCGAACGCGGTACACTCTGCGTTTTATGTTGCAAAGGAAAAAGGTTATTTTGAGGAGCAAGGATTAGATGTCGAAATCCAAATGCCTGCAGACACAAATGACCCGTTAAAGCTTGCTGCAACTGGGAAGGTCGATTTGGCAATTAGCTATCAAAGCCAAGTCGTACAATCAAGAGCTGAGGGAATACCGGTTGTATCGGTAGCTGCTTATGTTCGCCATTCACTTGATTCCATTATGATGAAAAAAGAAGCAGGGGTTAATTCACCAAAGGATTTAGAAGGTAAAAGCGTGGGTTATCCATCTACCGTGATAACTGAAGCAGTTATAAAAACGATGGTAGAACATGATGGTGGAGATTTTAGCAAAGTGAAAATGACAGATGTAGGTTGGGATTTAATTCCTGCAGTTGCAACAGATAAAGTAGATGCAATCGGTGGTGGCTATGTAAACCATGAACTGGTGTTACTCAATAAAGAAGGCTACGAGATGGAAGCTTTACGATTAGATGATTATGGTGTACCAGATAATTACGAGCTTGTTATCGTAGCGGGTGAAAAAACATTTAATAAGAAAAAGGCTTCAATTGAAAAGTTTTGGCAGGCTGTTACAAAAGGGCAACAGTTTGTAAAGGAAAATCCAGAAGCAGGATTACAAATTCTATTGGCAAATGAAAATGCAGACTCTTCATTAGATGCTGAAGTTGAAAAAGAAAGCTTAAAAATACTTCTACCATTAATGGAGGACAAAGGAGTGCCGTTTGGCTACCAAGAGGAAGAGAGTTGGCAAAACGTAGCGAATTGGCTATACGAAGCCGGTGTAATTGATACAAAGGTTGAACCGCAACAGTTTGTGCAAAATATCGTTTCAAAATAA
- a CDS encoding tRNA1(Val) (adenine(37)-N6)-methyltransferase codes for MEQWLKDDERLDYLLAENLRIIQSPSVFSFSLDAVLLSRFVQIPKSKGHIVDLCSGNGVIPLFLSARTKAKITGVELQPRLHDMATRSIAYNKLEHQIEMKLGDVKDVPKTLGIEKYDAVTCNPPYFLAHELSEKNTSEHYAIARHEIHLTLEQAVEASSRLLKQGGKVAFVHRPGRLLDIVTAMRANRLEPKRIQFVYPKRGKEANTLLIEAIKDGKPDLKILPPLYVYEDNNEYTPEVRALLYGDEN; via the coding sequence GTGGAACAATGGTTAAAAGATGATGAACGCTTAGATTATTTACTTGCGGAAAACTTGCGAATTATTCAAAGCCCATCTGTTTTTTCTTTTTCATTAGATGCCGTGTTATTATCGCGTTTCGTGCAAATTCCAAAGAGTAAAGGGCATATTGTCGATCTTTGCTCAGGAAACGGGGTTATTCCGTTATTCTTAAGTGCAAGAACAAAGGCAAAAATTACTGGGGTTGAATTGCAACCACGTTTACATGATATGGCAACACGTAGTATTGCCTACAATAAATTAGAGCACCAAATTGAAATGAAGTTAGGCGATGTTAAGGATGTACCAAAAACGTTAGGAATTGAAAAATACGACGCAGTTACATGTAACCCACCGTACTTCTTAGCGCATGAACTAAGCGAAAAAAATACGAGTGAACATTATGCGATTGCGCGACATGAAATACATTTAACGTTAGAACAAGCGGTAGAAGCATCAAGTCGCTTATTAAAGCAAGGTGGTAAGGTTGCGTTTGTGCATCGTCCAGGCCGTTTATTAGATATTGTAACGGCAATGCGTGCAAATCGATTAGAGCCAAAGCGTATACAATTTGTGTATCCGAAGCGTGGTAAGGAAGCGAATACACTGTTGATTGAAGCAATTAAAGACGGTAAGCCGGATTTAAAAATTTTACCTCCGCTTTATGTATATGAAGACAATAACGAATACACGCCAGAAGTGAGGGCGTTATTATATGGCGACGAAAACTGA
- a CDS encoding ABC transporter permease — MKQIRSWFQQYALFLLFFIIVLVVLEVLVRQGIVPSFIIPAPTGVLQMIIDNWRVLIFVHLKATTIEFFIGFLITVLLGVSLAIGMFCFKPIEKVMYPAVIISQMIPIIALSPIFVLWFGYSIWSKVAVTVLISFFPVVVSTYDGLRACDKDYIELFRSMGASRKQIFLKLHIPMALPSFFSGFKMAIVFALVGATIGEWLGASEGLGYYSRRMSGNLNAEGVFAAITILTFLGILLFAFATWIERIVLRKWKYEN; from the coding sequence GTGAAACAGATTAGAAGTTGGTTTCAACAATACGCTTTATTCCTACTGTTTTTTATAATCGTTCTTGTTGTACTTGAAGTGCTCGTAAGGCAAGGCATTGTGCCGAGCTTTATTATACCAGCACCAACAGGAGTTCTGCAGATGATTATCGATAATTGGCGAGTCCTCATTTTCGTGCATTTAAAGGCAACCACAATCGAGTTTTTCATCGGCTTTTTGATAACCGTCCTATTGGGGGTGTCTCTTGCTATCGGGATGTTTTGCTTTAAACCTATAGAAAAAGTAATGTATCCGGCTGTCATCATTTCGCAAATGATTCCAATCATTGCACTATCTCCTATTTTTGTACTTTGGTTTGGTTATTCTATTTGGAGTAAGGTGGCAGTAACGGTGCTTATCTCATTTTTCCCTGTTGTGGTGAGCACCTATGATGGTTTAAGAGCATGCGATAAAGATTATATCGAACTATTTCGTTCGATGGGTGCTTCCCGCAAGCAAATCTTTCTAAAGCTACATATTCCAATGGCATTACCTTCATTCTTCTCAGGTTTTAAAATGGCTATTGTATTTGCATTAGTAGGGGCAACCATTGGGGAATGGCTAGGTGCAAGTGAAGGGTTAGGTTATTATAGCCGAAGAATGTCTGGGAATTTGAATGCGGAAGGTGTATTCGCTGCAATTACGATATTAACTTTTTTAGGAATCCTACTGTTTGCGTTCGCCACATGGATTGAGAGAATCGTTCTTAGAAAATGGAAATATGAAAATTAG